A region from the Melospiza georgiana isolate bMelGeo1 chromosome 10, bMelGeo1.pri, whole genome shotgun sequence genome encodes:
- the LOC131087396 gene encoding cytochrome P450 2J2-like, producing the protein MLGITEIFIALVVCLLILQFLKLQWMRTQLPPGPVPLPIIGNLWLLDFKLRRETLSKLTNIYGNIYTLWMGETPLVVLNGYKAVKDGIVTHSEEVSGRPLTPFYRDMMGEKGIFLTNGHTWKQQRRFGMTIIRSLALGKNNLEHQIQREACHLVDIFTNTEGKPFDPHNSIVHAIASIICAVVFGHCFSSEDESFSKLIKAIYSVIYFQGTIWGRLYDAFPWLMHHLPGPHQEVFAYNDFMHRLVMEEVQGHERQNTGDPQDLIDFYLAQITKTKNDPTSTFNKENMVQTVVDLLLGGTETTSTTLLWALLYMVQYPDIQEKVQREIEAVLEPSHVISYEDRKQLPYTNAVIHEALRYSNVTSVGVPRQCLRSTTLLGFHIKKGTLVLPNLHSVVYDTEHWATPWKFNPDHFLDLDGNFVNKEAFLPFSAGHRVCLGERMARVELFIFFTNLLRAFTFQLPEGVKEINLEYILGAILQPHPYKLCAIPR; encoded by the exons ATGTTGGGGATTACTGAAATTTTTATAGCTCTAGTAGTGTGTCTCCTGATTTTGCAGTTCCTCAAGCTGCAATGGATGCGTACCCAGCTTCCTCCAGGACCAGTTCCCCTCCCCATCATCGGAAATTTGTGGCTGCTGGACTTCAAACTCCGCCGAGAAACTCTCAGTAAG TTAACCAACATCTACGGAAACATCTACACACTGTGGATGGGAGAGACACCTCTGGTTGTGCTGAATGGATACAAAGCAGTAAAAGATGGCATTGTCACCCACTCAGAAGAAGTTTCTGGAAGACCTCTCACCCCTTTCTACAGGGATATGATGGGCGAGAAAG GTATTTTCCTGACAAATGGCCACACCTGGAAGCAGCAGAGACGCTTTGGCATGACAATTATAAGAAGTCTGGCACTTGGTAAGAACAATTTGGAGCATCAAATTCAAAGAGAGGCCTGTCACCTTGTGGATATCTTCACAAATACAGAAG GCAAACCTTTTGACCCCCACAATTCCATCGTCCATGCAATTGCAAGTATCATTTGTGCTGTTGTTTTCGGTCATTGCTTCTCCAGTGAGGATGAATCTTTCAGCAAACTCATCAAAGCTATTTATTCTGTGATCTACTTTCAAGGTACTATCTGGGGCAGG CTGTATGATGCTTTCCCATGGCTCATGCACCATCTCCCAGGGCCTCATCAGGAGGTGTTTGCATACAATGACTTCATGCACAGATTAGTCATGGAGGAGGTTCAGGGCCATGAAAGACAGAACACAGGTGATCCACAGGATCTCATTGACTTCTACCTGGCTCAAATAACAAAA ACCAAGAACGACCCTACTTCTACATTCAATAAAGAAAATATGGTTCAGACTGTGGTTGATCTTTTGCTAGGAGGGACAGAAACAACAAGCACCACCCTTCTCTGGGCCCTGCTCTACATGGTACAATACCCAGATATACAAG AAAAGGTTCAAAGAGAGATAGAGGCTGTTCTGGAACCCTCCCATGTCATCAGCTATGAGGACCGTAAGCAGCTGCCCTACACAAACGCTGTGATCCATGAGGCTCTGCGCTACAGCAACGTCACCTCCGTCGGGGTCCCTCGACAGTGCCTGAGGAGCACAACTCTGCTGGGTTTTCACATTAAAAAG GGCACGCTTGTGTTGCCAAATCTGCACTCTGTGGTCTATGACACTGAGCACTGGGCAACCCCTTGGAAGTTCAACCCAGATCATTTCCTAGACTTGGATGGCAACTTTGTGAACAAAGAGGCATTCTTACCTTTCTCAGCAG GGCATCGTGTATGTTTGGGGGAACGGATGGCACGAGTTGAACTGTTCATCTTCTTTACCAATCTCCTTCGGGCATTTACATTCCAGCTCCCTGAGGGGGTGAAGGAAATCAATCTGGAGTACATTTTGGGTGCAATACTGCAGCCACACCCATATAAACTCTGTGCTATTCCACGCTAG